Part of the Nitrosopumilus piranensis genome is shown below.
TGTTCCAAGAGCAGGACAATTTGGATTCCATCAAAGAATAGAATACGACAAAAGAATTATGATTATGGGCAATACAGATGACGATAAACTAAAGATAAATCCAGATGGAGGATACAAACATTTTGGTTTAGTTAAAGGAGATTTCATCATTCTAAAAGGTTCAGTTCCTGGAACATATAGAAGATTAATCAAACTAAGAAGTCAAATCAGAAATGTTCCAGCCAAAGTTAACAAACCAAATATCTTGGAGGTAGTAGTATGACTAAAACAGCAGTATACGCAACAACTGGAACCAAAGACGGAGAAGTAGAACTCCCACCAGTATTTGCAACACCATTTAGAAGAGAATTGATTCACAAAGCTTTCACTAATCTAACATCACACAAATTCCAACCACAAGGAAGACATCCAACTGCAGGCCAAGACGTAGTTGCAGATTCTAATGATCCGCCAACAGGTCAAGGGGTATCTCGTGTAGCAAGAGCACGAGGTGGTGGTGGCGGAAGACAAGGACAAGGTGCAGAAGTAGCATCAACCAGAGGTGGAAGACAGGCACATCCACCTATTGTTGAGAAAGTAATTTACAAAAAATTAAACAAAAAAGAAAAAAAGTTGGCATTATGTTCTGCAATTGCAGCAACAGCATCAAAAGACAGAATAGAATCAAGAGGTCATAAGGTAGAAGGAATCGAATCATTTCCAATTGTAGTTTCAGACGACATTGAAGCAGTATCTAAAACAAGTGAAATTTCCAAAATACTAGATTCATTAAAACTAACACAAGATCTACAAAGATTACAATCAAGAAAACCACGTTCTGGTCAATCAAGACTCAGAGGAAGAAGTAAAAAAGTTGGAAAGAGCGTGTTGTTTGTAACTAAAGATTCATCAAATATATCAAAAGCAATTGGCGCACTTCCAGGTGTAGAGGCAACAAGTGTTAAAGATTTGAGCGTATTAGATTTAGCTCCGGGTTCAGACCCAATTAGATTAACCGTTTATTCCAAATCCGCAATAGAAGAAATTGGAAAAATAAAATCAACACATCTAGAGGTAATGGCGAAAGTACAATGAATGTAGATCAAGCAAGCAAAATCATAATCAAACCATACATTACTGAAAAGACATTTGCAATGGTGGAAAGTGAAAGTAAGATTTGCTTCATAGTAGATAGATCAGCAAGCAAACCAGAAATCGCTGATGCAGTTAACACACTATACAAAGAAAAAGTCACTAACGTCAATACAGCTAGAACAATATATGGCAAGAAAGCATTTGTTCAGTTTGAAAATACAGAAAAAGCAAGAGACCTCGCAACAAAGATAGGAATGCTATAATAGGGAGATTGAAGGTGAAGAACAAAAATGGTTAAAGAATTTTCATACAGAGGAATTCCAAAAGAAGAGTTAGAGAATATGTCATTAGAAAAATTATTCCAATTATTCAATGCAAGACAAAGAAGATCACTTACCAGAGGAATTAATGATGGTAAAAGAAAATTAATTGAAGAGATCAAAGCTGCAAAAGCAGGCAAATTAAAAAATCCAATCAAGACCCATGTCAGAGATTTGATTATCCTACCATACATGGTAGATGTTACAGTAAATGTTTTCTCAGGAAAGGAATTCAAACCAGTTCTAATTAGAACTGAGATGATTGGCCATTATTTGGGAGAATATGTCATAACAAACAAGAAGGTTTCACACGGTGCACCGGGTGTCGGCGCATCAAGATCCAGCCTCTATGTGCCATTGAAGTGATTATTATGGGTAGATTCGATTACGCTTTTCAAAATTATGATGCAACAAGACACGTACGTTCATCATTAAGAGAAAAAGATATCTCACATAAGCACGCAAGAGAAGTAGCAGTTGCAATCAAAGGATTGTCAATTGAAAAAGCAAGAGACTACTTACAATCTGTCGTTCACAAAGACAGAGCAATTGCATTTAGAAGATACAAGAATCAAGTCGGACACAAAGGTGATCCTGGAATGATGGCAGGACGTTACCCACAAAAAACAGCAAAAGAATTCATCAAAGTTTTAGATAATTTAGAATCAAATGCAGAATACAAAGGAATGGATTTAGATAGATTAAAAATTGTAAACGCAACTGTTCACAAAGGGGTTCTGATAAAAAGATTCATACCAAGAGCAATGGGTAGAGCAACTCCAAAGAACAATGTATTGACTCACGTAGAATTGGTGGCCCAGGAGATTTAGAAATGTCGTCAGTCAAGAATGTAATTAAAGACAACTACAACATGATGCTTCTCAAAGATTATCTTAGAGAAGCAATCAAAGAAGCTGGATTTTCACATGCAGAAATTTCAAAGACACCAACAGGTACAAGAGTTGCACTTCATGTTACAAGACCAGGAATAGTTATCGGAAGAAAAGGTTCAGGAATCAGAGACCTTACAGATAAACTTGCAACTGATTTTGGATTAAAGAATCCACAGATTTCTGTAGTGGAAATTGAAAAGCCAGAGTTATCACCAAGTGTAATGTGTAATAGAATGGCCTCACATCTTGAAAGAGGAACTGCGTTTAGAAGAGCGACTATGTGGACACTAAAACAAATTATGGAAAATGGCGCAATGGGCGTTCAAATTACAATTTCAGGTAAACTAAGAGGTGATCGTTCAGCTTTTGAGAAACATACTGCAGGAATCTTACCACGGGCAGGTCACCATGCAGAAGTAATAGTTGCTGAAGACATTGCACATGTCAATACAGCAATGGGATTAATTGGAATCAGAATTAGAATTGCAAGAAAAGAAAAATTTGTTCCAGAATTTGAGATGAAAACGGAGAAACCAAAGAAAGCTAAACAGGTCAAAGATGCAGATACTGGTAAGATGAGAGATGAAACTGCTGCTGAAAAGAAAGCAAGAACAGAATCAGAACAAATTGCACTAGAAGAAGAAAAAATGAAAGAACTTGAGACATTAGAAGAAGAGGAGGCAAAACTCAAATGACAAGAATTAGTATGAAGACAATCAAGAATCTAAATGAAAAAGATCTAAAAAGTAAGATTCAAGAATCACGAAGTGAACTTTCAAAACTTAGAGTTGATGCAGCTAAAGGTACATTAAGAAAAGAAAGCGGCAAACTAAAACCACTACGACACGACATTGCAAGAATGCTCACTAGATTAAACGAGATGAAGAAAGAGAAATGATTACAGCAGACAACATAACAGCACATGAATTTATTGGATTAAACACACAGATTGTTGAATCAACCAATCCACAAGTAATAGGATTAAATGGAACAATTGAAAATGAAACAAAATCAATGTTCACAATTAACACAGAAAATGGAAAAAAATCCATTGCAAAATCTACAAGTAATTGGAAATTCTCAATTGAAAATAACGATATAATTGTAAAAGGATCAAAGATTGCAAAAAGACCGTTTGATAGAATAGGAGCAAAGGCATGACTAGAGATATTGGATTAAAAGTAAAAGCACCAGAGAGAGAATGTACAGATAAGAATTGTCCTTTCCACGGAGGATTGGCAATTAGAGGTAAACTCTTTGATGGCAAAGTAACAGGAAGTAAAGCAAAACAGACCATCACCTTACAAAAAGACG
Proteins encoded:
- the rpmC gene encoding 50S ribosomal protein L29, with the protein product MTRISMKTIKNLNEKDLKSKIQESRSELSKLRVDAAKGTLRKESGKLKPLRHDIARMLTRLNEMKKEK
- the rplD gene encoding 50S ribosomal protein L4: MTKTAVYATTGTKDGEVELPPVFATPFRRELIHKAFTNLTSHKFQPQGRHPTAGQDVVADSNDPPTGQGVSRVARARGGGGGRQGQGAEVASTRGGRQAHPPIVEKVIYKKLNKKEKKLALCSAIAATASKDRIESRGHKVEGIESFPIVVSDDIEAVSKTSEISKILDSLKLTQDLQRLQSRKPRSGQSRLRGRSKKVGKSVLFVTKDSSNISKAIGALPGVEATSVKDLSVLDLAPGSDPIRLTVYSKSAIEEIGKIKSTHLEVMAKVQ
- a CDS encoding 50S ribosomal protein L22; this translates as MGRFDYAFQNYDATRHVRSSLREKDISHKHAREVAVAIKGLSIEKARDYLQSVVHKDRAIAFRRYKNQVGHKGDPGMMAGRYPQKTAKEFIKVLDNLESNAEYKGMDLDRLKIVNATVHKGVLIKRFIPRAMGRATPKNNVLTHVELVAQEI
- a CDS encoding 30S ribosomal protein S19, with protein sequence MVKEFSYRGIPKEELENMSLEKLFQLFNARQRRSLTRGINDGKRKLIEEIKAAKAGKLKNPIKTHVRDLIILPYMVDVTVNVFSGKEFKPVLIRTEMIGHYLGEYVITNKKVSHGAPGVGASRSSLYVPLK
- a CDS encoding 50S ribosomal protein L23, which codes for MNVDQASKIIIKPYITEKTFAMVESESKICFIVDRSASKPEIADAVNTLYKEKVTNVNTARTIYGKKAFVQFENTEKARDLATKIGML
- a CDS encoding 30S ribosomal protein S3, which translates into the protein MSSVKNVIKDNYNMMLLKDYLREAIKEAGFSHAEISKTPTGTRVALHVTRPGIVIGRKGSGIRDLTDKLATDFGLKNPQISVVEIEKPELSPSVMCNRMASHLERGTAFRRATMWTLKQIMENGAMGVQITISGKLRGDRSAFEKHTAGILPRAGHHAEVIVAEDIAHVNTAMGLIGIRIRIARKEKFVPEFEMKTEKPKKAKQVKDADTGKMRDETAAEKKARTESEQIALEEEKMKELETLEEEEAKLK
- a CDS encoding ribonuclease P protein component 1, which produces MITADNITAHEFIGLNTQIVESTNPQVIGLNGTIENETKSMFTINTENGKKSIAKSTSNWKFSIENNDIIVKGSKIAKRPFDRIGAKA